From a region of the Synechococcus sp. PCC 7502 genome:
- a CDS encoding PIG-L family deacetylase yields the protein MKTVITVFEQVDDLLSVVGTLFLISQTGWQIHCYFAVDSPFSIANIQEELGAQVHFFCIEKGNLETVVINLQPDLIITHPDHSHIRNQESISIAVTKLALQHKIALWYASPQAFLRNFEPNFFVDINAAIQQKISTAQTFLNLDTVLVLARFWARELGYGGGYFEAFYLARHAIEPSYFANQLNQLNPLVVSIHAHGDDEVLPCAGTLFLMSQVGWRVHCVVLTDGNHSSSPIKGLRQQEAIAAGKLIGATYEFHSLEECAFTAQEVIKLTERVIAQHQPSLIITHAPQSEKYGHRDHEVCAVGVSNVAIRKQITLWYSAPPVFMRGFLPNLFVDISSVIQTKIAAIQCYESETNKSFMKLESIINLSRFWAREVGHFEGGYFEAFQIDRQCVAQDFFKTAI from the coding sequence ATGAAAACTGTTATTACTGTATTTGAGCAAGTTGATGACTTGTTATCAGTAGTAGGTACCCTATTCTTAATATCTCAAACGGGCTGGCAAATTCACTGCTACTTTGCCGTTGACTCTCCATTTTCTATTGCTAATATTCAAGAAGAACTTGGAGCCCAGGTTCATTTTTTTTGTATAGAAAAAGGAAATCTGGAAACTGTGGTTATTAATTTGCAGCCAGATTTAATTATTACCCATCCTGATCATTCCCATATTAGAAATCAAGAATCAATATCGATCGCCGTAACTAAATTAGCTTTGCAGCACAAGATTGCCCTATGGTATGCCTCCCCCCAAGCTTTCCTCCGCAATTTTGAACCCAACTTCTTTGTGGATATTAATGCCGCCATTCAGCAAAAAATCAGTACTGCTCAAACTTTTCTTAATTTAGATACAGTTCTTGTCCTAGCACGGTTTTGGGCAAGGGAATTGGGTTATGGCGGTGGTTACTTTGAAGCATTTTATCTGGCTAGACATGCGATTGAGCCAAGTTATTTTGCAAATCAGTTAAATCAATTAAACCCCTTAGTCGTATCAATTCATGCCCACGGAGATGATGAAGTTTTACCCTGTGCTGGGACGCTATTTTTGATGTCTCAGGTAGGTTGGCGAGTTCATTGTGTTGTTCTCACTGACGGCAATCATTCCAGTTCTCCCATTAAAGGACTAAGACAACAAGAGGCGATCGCAGCCGGTAAGCTGATCGGAGCTACCTATGAATTCCATAGCTTAGAAGAATGTGCTTTTACGGCTCAAGAGGTAATTAAACTAACGGAAAGAGTAATTGCTCAACATCAGCCTAGCCTAATCATTACCCATGCGCCACAGTCAGAAAAATATGGGCATAGAGATCATGAAGTTTGTGCTGTAGGAGTTTCTAACGTCGCCATTCGCAAGCAAATTACCCTTTGGTATTCAGCCCCTCCAGTCTTTATGCGGGGGTTTTTACCTAATTTATTTGTGGATATTAGCTCCGTAATTCAAACAAAAATTGCGGCGATTCAATGCTACGAGTCAGAAACTAATAAATCATTCATGAAGTTAGAGTCAATTATCAATTTATCTCGGTTTTGGGCAAGAGAAGTTGGTCATTTTGAAGGAGGTTACTTTGAGGCATTTCAGATAGATCGGCAATGTGTTGCACAGGATTTTTTTAAGACTGCCATTTAG
- a CDS encoding thermonuclease family protein yields the protein MPQILVILLVLITSVIINCSPAWAFNTVKFYDGDNITIIHEGIKAQVHLACIDAPELKQVQGQKARKVLKALVENQPFELNILGRDRIGRFVAEIISDRGNINKLLVEQGYAEFYNPSGKGCEGYSEAQKNAQEQRLGIWARGTNIQSPQEFRKEGY from the coding sequence ATGCCGCAAATTTTAGTCATACTCCTTGTTCTGATCACTAGCGTAATTATTAACTGCTCTCCCGCTTGGGCATTCAATACAGTCAAATTTTACGATGGCGATAACATCACAATTATTCATGAGGGGATTAAAGCTCAGGTACACCTAGCCTGCATTGATGCACCAGAACTCAAACAAGTGCAGGGGCAGAAAGCACGAAAAGTATTAAAAGCCCTAGTTGAAAACCAGCCCTTTGAATTAAATATCTTGGGGCGCGATCGCATTGGTCGATTTGTGGCGGAAATTATCAGCGATCGGGGCAACATTAATAAACTTTTAGTGGAGCAAGGTTATGCTGAGTTTTATAATCCATCGGGTAAGGGCTGTGAAGGATATAGTGAGGCTCAAAAAAATGCCCAAGAGCAGCGTTTAGGAATCTGGGCAAGGGGAACCAATATTCAATCACCCCAAGAATTTAGGAAAGAAGGCTACTAA
- a CDS encoding glutamate-5-semialdehyde dehydrogenase — MRSLLETVQITKSAARSLAKLDHAAKNSALEAIADAVNNHADQILEANAQDVENAVAANLAAPLISRLKLNPNKVKAMAVGVRDVARLSDPTGIRQIHRELDTGLILERITCPLGVLGVIFEARPDAVTQIAALAIKSGNGVLLKGGSEAVLSCEAIAKIIHKALQTSAVAPEVVQLLTTRSETMEILKMDRHIDLIIPRGSNDFVRFIQANTNIPVLGHADGICHLYVDQTVDIDQAVAIAVDSKTQYPSACNAIETLLIHRAIAPEFLAKVIPALQAQNVELRGCDQTLSLYPDLIPATETDWATEYCDLILSIKIVDSLESAIDHINTFGSKHTEAIATTNPEVATIFASDVDAAGVYHNCSTRFADGFRYGFGAEVGISTQKMPPRGPVGLEGLVTYKYHLQGHGQIVADYSGSNPKSFIHRDI; from the coding sequence ATGCGATCGCTCTTAGAGACAGTTCAAATCACGAAATCTGCTGCCCGTAGTCTGGCAAAACTTGATCATGCCGCTAAAAATTCAGCTTTAGAAGCGATCGCTGATGCTGTGAATAACCATGCCGATCAAATTTTAGAAGCTAATGCTCAGGATGTGGAAAATGCCGTAGCCGCAAATTTAGCAGCCCCACTAATTAGCAGGTTAAAACTGAATCCTAATAAAGTCAAAGCGATGGCAGTGGGAGTTAGAGATGTTGCCCGCCTAAGCGATCCCACAGGCATTAGACAAATTCATCGTGAACTAGATACAGGCTTAATTTTAGAGCGCATCACCTGCCCCTTAGGAGTATTGGGTGTAATTTTTGAAGCACGTCCCGATGCTGTGACCCAAATTGCCGCCTTAGCGATTAAATCGGGTAATGGAGTGTTACTAAAAGGTGGGAGTGAAGCGGTTTTATCCTGTGAGGCGATCGCCAAAATTATCCATAAAGCATTACAAACTTCAGCCGTAGCTCCAGAGGTGGTGCAGTTATTGACTACTCGATCTGAAACTATGGAAATTCTGAAAATGGATCGGCATATCGATTTAATTATTCCCCGTGGTTCTAATGATTTTGTGCGATTTATTCAGGCGAATACGAATATTCCTGTCCTCGGTCATGCTGATGGTATTTGTCATTTATATGTGGATCAAACTGTAGATATTGATCAAGCTGTGGCGATCGCAGTTGATTCTAAAACTCAGTATCCCTCTGCCTGTAATGCCATTGAGACTTTATTGATCCATCGGGCGATCGCTCCCGAATTTCTGGCTAAGGTCATACCCGCCTTGCAAGCCCAAAATGTGGAACTGCGGGGCTGCGATCAAACCTTGAGTTTATATCCCGATTTGATTCCTGCGACTGAAACTGACTGGGCAACGGAATATTGTGATTTAATTTTGTCCATTAAAATAGTAGATTCCTTAGAATCAGCCATTGATCACATTAATACCTTTGGTTCTAAGCACACCGAGGCGATCGCTACGACTAATCCTGAAGTGGCGACGATTTTTGCCAGTGATGTTGATGCCGCAGGGGTTTATCATAACTGCTCTACCAGATTTGCCGATGGCTTCCGCTATGGTTTTGGTGCAGAAGTAGGAATCAGTACCCAAAAAATGCCGCCCCGTGGTCCTGTAGGCTTAGAAGGACTGGTAACCTATAAATATCATCTCCAAGGACATGGACAAATCGTGGCAGACTATAGTGGCAGTAATCCCAAATCCTTTATCCATAGAGATATTTAG